One genomic window of Desulfovibrio desulfuricans includes the following:
- a CDS encoding sensor histidine kinase produces MFRKKQRNEACIRQCEDACAQAVDTDSALPSYARTLSWLSLVVILLTSLGLSFFISNSARETLLTRQENFAQQLVENLNSQIFRRFALPTLLGYGRIALRQPEQYDRLDQVVKSVIHGLPVERLRIYDFSRLVAYSTKKEDLGRAGLSPPYLDDILGGGAPRSEIISTMPGWQAPFRVPLQEGSFVLRILYPLRGEPLHPGEEAPIMGALELTQDITGDYEQVLTFQGIIVVMCLLSSVIMFGLLLMLIHRSERVLAARMYKNRLLENQLHSNERLVSMGRVVASIAHEIRNPLGIIRSSAELLQRRTDKADASTRRILGAIYDEAVRLSQTVNDFLDYARPRQPKQDVVDVNVVLDQVLAFLEGEMGRCGVALERQCESGLFTPGDKDLLYRAFYNILVNGQQAMDGPGVVRINGRIDDNGHVCIEFLDSGPGFDPATLPNLLDPFFTTKDGGTGLGLPIVQSIISSHGGVIKLENGPEGGALVRVLLPRAQTGA; encoded by the coding sequence ATGTTCAGAAAAAAGCAGCGTAACGAAGCCTGCATCCGCCAGTGCGAGGATGCCTGCGCCCAGGCTGTAGACACGGATAGCGCGCTGCCAAGTTACGCCCGCACATTATCCTGGCTCTCGCTGGTGGTCATTTTGCTGACCAGCCTGGGGCTTTCTTTCTTTATTTCCAACTCTGCGCGAGAGACTCTGCTTACGCGGCAGGAGAACTTTGCCCAGCAGCTTGTGGAAAACCTCAATAGCCAGATATTCCGCCGATTCGCCTTGCCCACCTTGCTGGGCTACGGGCGTATCGCCCTGCGTCAGCCAGAACAATATGACAGGCTGGATCAGGTGGTGAAGTCCGTCATCCACGGCTTGCCGGTCGAGCGGCTGCGCATTTATGATTTTTCGCGTCTGGTGGCGTATTCCACCAAGAAGGAAGATCTGGGCCGCGCCGGGTTATCCCCGCCATATCTGGACGACATTCTGGGAGGCGGAGCGCCGAGGTCGGAAATCATCTCGACCATGCCGGGCTGGCAGGCTCCTTTCCGAGTGCCGTTGCAGGAAGGCTCGTTTGTGCTGCGCATTCTCTACCCCCTGCGCGGCGAACCCCTGCACCCAGGGGAGGAAGCGCCCATCATGGGCGCGCTGGAGCTCACGCAGGACATTACGGGCGACTATGAGCAGGTGCTCACGTTTCAGGGCATCATTGTTGTCATGTGCCTGCTTTCGTCGGTGATCATGTTTGGCCTGCTGCTCATGCTGATCCACAGGTCGGAGCGGGTGCTGGCGGCGCGCATGTACAAGAACAGGCTTCTTGAAAACCAGTTGCACAGTAACGAACGGCTGGTGAGCATGGGCAGAGTGGTGGCCAGTATCGCGCACGAAATTCGCAATCCGCTGGGTATCATCCGTTCCAGCGCCGAGTTGCTGCAACGCCGTACAGACAAGGCCGACGCCAGCACCCGCCGCATTCTTGGGGCGATTTATGACGAGGCTGTTCGCCTTTCGCAGACAGTCAACGACTTTCTGGACTACGCCCGTCCCCGCCAGCCCAAGCAGGACGTTGTGGACGTGAATGTGGTGCTGGATCAGGTTCTGGCCTTTCTTGAAGGCGAGATGGGGCGCTGCGGCGTGGCGCTTGAGCGGCAGTGCGAGAGTGGGCTTTTTACACCCGGCGACAAGGATTTGCTGTACCGGGCTTTTTACAATATCCTTGTAAACGGCCAGCAGGCGATGGATGGGCCGGGCGTTGTGCGCATAAATGGGCGCATTGACGACAACGGCCACGTTTGCATTGAATTTCTTGATTCTGGCCCCGGTTTTGACCCCGCTACGCTACCCAACCTGCTGGATCCATTTTTTACTACCAAGGACGGCGGCACAGGGCTTGGTTTGCCCATTGTGCAGTCGATCATCTCAAGCCACGGCGGTGTCATCAAGCTTGAAAACGGCCCCGAGGGCGGGGCGCTGGTAAGGGTTCTGTTGCCCAGAGCCCAAACTGGCGCATAG
- a CDS encoding glucose-6-phosphate isomerase: protein MPHLLEWSRAYAHRLDADSAAALKARAPEVAQRLQRELASGELPFISMPFRAKLEVEMAPLIPRIKAYKHMLVLGIGGSALGARAMQQAFAPGQDGPAHRGPWLWIADNVCAERFEALLGKLNPTETVVVCISKSGGTIETISQYFLVRDWLKASVGEGWQDQMIVVTDERKGYLREEANRYGLTALEVPDYLGGRYSALSAVGLLPAAFLGIDWQALLDGAADVARPLLQNPEQVAEHPSFALACWAKALEDKGYSQLIFFSYIPQWAAYGDWFAQLWAESLGKDGQGSQPVPATGVTDQHSINQMFLSGPRNKGCIFLTSRDQAQGPNFGMDVPDQWAWLRAKPFGSLLEAEALGTRMALCQSGVPLLHVEMHNNGPRAAGSLMLLLEAATLFTGWLMGINPLDQPAVELGKRLANARLGAGGYAQEEADLAEYLAVPRMEQKF from the coding sequence ATGCCTCATTTGCTCGAATGGTCGAGAGCGTATGCTCATCGCCTTGACGCTGATTCTGCTGCGGCCCTGAAGGCGCGCGCGCCGGAAGTGGCCCAGAGGCTTCAGCGCGAGCTGGCATCCGGCGAGCTGCCCTTTATTTCCATGCCCTTCCGCGCCAAGCTGGAAGTGGAAATGGCCCCGCTGATTCCCCGCATCAAGGCCTACAAGCATATGCTGGTGCTGGGCATCGGCGGCTCTGCCCTTGGGGCGCGGGCCATGCAGCAGGCCTTTGCGCCGGGGCAGGACGGCCCAGCTCACCGCGGCCCGTGGCTGTGGATTGCGGACAATGTCTGTGCGGAGCGCTTTGAAGCCCTGCTCGGCAAGCTCAATCCCACGGAAACCGTGGTGGTGTGCATCAGCAAGTCTGGCGGCACCATTGAGACCATCTCCCAGTATTTTCTTGTGCGCGACTGGCTTAAGGCCAGCGTGGGAGAGGGCTGGCAGGATCAGATGATCGTTGTCACCGACGAACGCAAGGGCTACCTGCGCGAAGAAGCCAACCGCTATGGGCTGACCGCCCTTGAAGTGCCGGATTATCTTGGCGGCCGCTATTCGGCCCTTTCTGCTGTGGGGCTTTTGCCCGCGGCCTTTCTGGGCATAGACTGGCAGGCCCTGCTGGACGGCGCAGCCGATGTTGCCCGCCCCCTGCTGCAAAATCCAGAGCAGGTGGCCGAACATCCTTCGTTCGCCCTGGCCTGTTGGGCCAAGGCTCTGGAAGACAAGGGCTACAGCCAGTTGATATTTTTCAGCTACATCCCGCAATGGGCCGCCTACGGCGACTGGTTTGCCCAGCTTTGGGCCGAAAGCCTAGGCAAGGACGGGCAGGGCAGCCAGCCTGTGCCAGCCACCGGGGTGACGGATCAGCATTCCATCAACCAGATGTTTTTGAGCGGCCCACGCAACAAGGGGTGCATTTTCCTGACCAGCCGCGATCAGGCGCAGGGGCCCAATTTCGGCATGGATGTGCCGGATCAGTGGGCCTGGCTGCGGGCCAAGCCCTTTGGCAGCCTGCTTGAAGCCGAGGCCCTTGGAACCCGCATGGCCCTGTGCCAGAGCGGCGTGCCCCTGCTGCATGTGGAAATGCACAACAACGGCCCCCGCGCCGCCGGTTCGCTCATGCTGCTGCTTGAGGCGGCCACCCTGTTTACGGGCTGGCTCATGGGCATCAATCCGCTGGATCAACCCGCAGTGGAGCTGGGCAAACGCCTTGCCAACGCGCGGCTTGGGGCTGGCGGCTATGCGCAGGAAGAAGCCGATCTGGCCGAATACCTTGCCGTACCCAGAATGGAACAGAAGTTTTAA
- a CDS encoding YchJ family protein, with product MSQLCPCGSGQSLDQCCGPHIEGASWPQNAESLMRSRYSAYVLGRHQWLVETTHPDYRENVDADKLAEQTRDITWLRLDIAATENDVPAGEHGELFDVVEFYAYYELEGIPRQLGERSFFQRKDDKIYYVDGVALRPDAYRRQEPKVGRNDPCPCGSGKKYKKCCGASKS from the coding sequence ATGTCTCAACTTTGCCCCTGCGGCAGCGGCCAGTCTCTGGACCAATGCTGCGGCCCCCATATTGAAGGCGCGTCCTGGCCCCAGAACGCAGAAAGCCTCATGCGTTCGCGGTATTCGGCCTATGTGCTTGGCCGCCATCAGTGGCTTGTGGAAACCACGCATCCCGACTACCGGGAAAATGTGGACGCCGACAAGCTGGCCGAGCAGACCAGGGATATAACCTGGCTGCGTCTTGATATTGCCGCGACCGAAAATGATGTTCCCGCCGGAGAACACGGCGAACTTTTTGATGTTGTTGAATTTTATGCCTATTATGAACTGGAGGGCATCCCCCGCCAGTTGGGCGAGCGCAGCTTTTTTCAGCGCAAGGACGACAAGATTTATTATGTGGACGGCGTGGCCCTGCGGCCTGACGCCTACCGCAGGCAGGAACCCAAGGTGGGGCGTAATGATCCCTGCCCATGCGGCAGCGGCAAAAAATACAAGAAATGCTGCGGGGCTTCCAAATCCTGA
- a CDS encoding DUF4881 domain-containing protein, translating into MKIRNLMLMLAMAFSVALLTGCNFDGGVEQGRCVAFDATAKTLTIVVDVTHDQFNPHYSGGTHTFKLPVESKDMGPTPSVGGRLMIDLAKNTVLIYDQKTNSVRELAVQFTDVEKNVGSDHPKVKGKTFPIIDKDQQTVTVYSGRQKSLITFKIPAEAQDYPAYVWTAGDEMRIAYRNADKAQAMRIMNVSKTNIFKK; encoded by the coding sequence ATGAAAATTCGTAACCTGATGCTTATGCTGGCGATGGCCTTCTCTGTTGCACTGCTCACCGGCTGCAACTTCGACGGAGGCGTGGAACAGGGACGTTGCGTGGCCTTTGATGCCACAGCCAAAACCCTCACCATCGTGGTGGACGTGACACACGATCAGTTTAACCCGCACTACAGCGGCGGCACGCATACCTTCAAGCTGCCTGTGGAATCCAAGGACATGGGCCCGACCCCCAGCGTGGGCGGCCGCCTGATGATCGACCTGGCCAAGAACACCGTGCTTATCTATGACCAGAAGACCAACAGCGTGCGCGAACTGGCCGTGCAGTTCACCGATGTGGAAAAGAACGTCGGCTCCGACCATCCCAAGGTCAAGGGCAAGACCTTCCCCATTATCGACAAGGATCAGCAGACCGTCACCGTGTACTCTGGCCGTCAGAAGTCTTTGATTACCTTCAAGATTCCTGCTGAAGCCCAGGATTACCCGGCCTATGTGTGGACCGCAGGCGACGAAATGCGGATTGCCTACCGCAATGCCGACAAGGCCCAGGCCATGCGTATCATGAACGTGTCCAAGACCAACATCTTCAAGAAGTAA
- a CDS encoding sulfite exporter TauE/SafE family protein codes for MEWLYILMPISGVYIFWPGLVILGLGVGIIGGFFGMGGAWMVTPGLNILGFPMAFAIGTDVAQMAGKSLISTMRHGKFGNVDYGLGLTMLVGTIVGVEVGAQMVMWLERLGSVDKVVRWLYVVLLVLLAWLVFHDIAARRKKEREAKAQNKELDHAATGVDWATRLHAIKIPPVFHFKQANITCSAWLPIFVSFFTGWLAGILGIGGGLIRMPALVYLVGCPTHLAVGTDLFEVAISGLYGTASYAYKGRVELLAALIMLCGAAIGAQIGVVATKYVKGYGIRFVFGLAVIGCLISVVCKLVEAEFPAWGWLLGPAATIDVLGFVSAISLYITVKMVQGAKAEIAAKKNQPAAN; via the coding sequence ATGGAATGGTTGTATATTTTGATGCCCATTTCCGGCGTGTACATTTTCTGGCCGGGCCTTGTCATTCTTGGTTTGGGCGTTGGTATTATCGGCGGCTTCTTCGGCATGGGCGGTGCCTGGATGGTTACCCCCGGTCTTAACATCCTTGGTTTCCCCATGGCCTTTGCCATTGGTACCGACGTGGCGCAGATGGCGGGTAAATCGCTCATCTCCACCATGCGGCACGGCAAGTTCGGCAACGTAGACTACGGCTTGGGCCTGACCATGCTGGTTGGTACCATCGTGGGCGTGGAAGTTGGCGCGCAGATGGTCATGTGGCTGGAACGCCTGGGTTCTGTCGACAAGGTTGTGCGCTGGTTGTACGTTGTCCTGCTTGTGCTGCTGGCATGGCTTGTATTTCACGATATCGCCGCCCGCCGCAAGAAGGAACGCGAAGCCAAGGCCCAGAACAAGGAACTTGATCACGCGGCCACCGGCGTTGACTGGGCCACCCGCCTGCACGCCATCAAGATTCCTCCGGTGTTCCACTTCAAGCAGGCCAACATCACCTGCTCCGCATGGCTGCCCATCTTCGTCAGCTTCTTCACCGGCTGGCTGGCTGGTATCCTCGGCATCGGCGGCGGTCTTATCCGCATGCCCGCCCTGGTGTATCTTGTCGGCTGCCCCACCCATCTGGCGGTGGGTACGGACCTCTTTGAAGTCGCCATCTCCGGTCTCTACGGCACGGCTTCGTACGCATACAAGGGCCGCGTGGAACTGCTTGCCGCTCTCATCATGCTGTGCGGTGCGGCCATCGGCGCGCAGATCGGCGTTGTCGCCACCAAGTATGTAAAGGGTTACGGCATCCGCTTCGTGTTCGGCCTGGCCGTTATCGGCTGCCTCATCTCGGTTGTGTGCAAGCTGGTTGAAGCTGAATTCCCGGCATGGGGCTGGCTGCTTGGCCCGGCTGCTACGATCGACGTGCTCGGCTTCGTGTCGGCTATCTCCCTTTACATAACCGTCAAGATGGTACAGGGCGCCAAGGCGGAAATTGCCGCCAAGAAGAACCAGCCCGCGGCCAACTAG
- a CDS encoding DVU0150 family protein, which yields MKRMQRLWTWLTGCALLVAALPGAALAAGGGKVANVVVVADTRKLDGILYWWAEMYNESHFFFAILTMAIIPVTGCILGWLADVVMTHIGIDLKHRELSEK from the coding sequence ATGAAAAGAATGCAGAGGCTCTGGACATGGCTTACAGGTTGCGCGCTGCTGGTTGCGGCACTGCCCGGCGCGGCCCTGGCTGCTGGCGGCGGCAAGGTTGCCAACGTTGTGGTGGTCGCCGATACGCGCAAACTTGACGGTATATTGTACTGGTGGGCTGAAATGTATAATGAAAGCCACTTCTTTTTTGCCATTCTGACTATGGCCATCATCCCGGTTACAGGTTGCATCCTGGGTTGGCTGGCGGATGTCGTCATGACGCACATCGGCATTGACCTCAAGCACCGCGAATTGTCCGAAAAGTAG